The following are encoded together in the Bombus vancouverensis nearcticus chromosome 18, iyBomVanc1_principal, whole genome shotgun sequence genome:
- the LOC143304040 gene encoding omega-amidase NIT2-like isoform X2: MPEIEGDKLYNTCTIWGPDGTLIAKHRKVHLFDIDIPNKITFRESDSLSPGNSLTTFDVKGCKIGIGICYDIRFEEMARIYRNCHVDSG; encoded by the exons atgcctgaaatagagggcgataaattgtacaatacctgtactatttggggtcccgatggaactttgatagcaaaacaccgaaag gtacatctattcgacatcgacattcctaataagattacttttcgagagagtgattcactcagtcctggtaactccctaacgacgttcgatgtgaagggctgcaaaataggtattggcatttgctatgatattagattcgaggaaatggcacgcatttatcggaactgtcacgtcgattcggggtaa
- the LOC143304040 gene encoding omega-amidase NIT2-like isoform X1, which produces MPEIEGDKLYNTCTIWGPDGTLIAKHRKVHLFDIDIPNKITFRESDSLSPGNSLTTFDVKGCKIGIGICYDIRFEEMARIYRNCHVDSGVTIQNGQTAQKRMSSTDLRGTFLYQGLGSCGGVIAGCRSHRVSITV; this is translated from the exons atgcctgaaatagagggcgataaattgtacaatacctgtactatttggggtcccgatggaactttgatagcaaaacaccgaaag gtacatctattcgacatcgacattcctaataagattacttttcgagagagtgattcactcagtcctggtaactccctaacgacgttcgatgtgaagggctgcaaaataggtattggcatttgctatgatattagattcgaggaaatggcacgcatttatcggaactgtcacgtcgattcggg agtaacgatacagaatggtcaaacagcacagaaaagaatgtccAGTACTGACTTGAGAGGTAcctttttatatcaaggacttggttcctgtggaggggttatcgctggatgccggtcacatagggtttctattactgtttAG